A stretch of the Glycine soja cultivar W05 chromosome 13, ASM419377v2, whole genome shotgun sequence genome encodes the following:
- the LOC114382662 gene encoding inositol hexakisphosphate and diphosphoinositol-pentakisphosphate kinase VIP1-like isoform X3, translating to MGQIFERLLAFGEFEVIHFGDKVILEEPIESWPVCDCLIAFYSSGYPLEKAEAYAALRKPFLVNELEPQYLLHDRRKVYERLEMFGIPVPRYALVIRDAPYQQLDYFIEEEDFVEVHGMRFFKPFVEKPVDADNHSIMIYYPSSAGGGMKELFRKVGNRSSEFHPEVRRVRREGSYIYEEFMPTGGTDVKVYTVGPEYAHAEARKSPVVDGVVMRNLDGKEVRYPVLLTPAEKEMARDVCIAFSQAVCGFDLLRSQGRSYVCDVNGWSFVKNSYKYYDDSACVLRKMLLDAKAPHLSSAIPPTLPWKVNELVQPSEPLTRQGSGINGSFGDSEELRCVIAVIRHGDRTPKQKVKLKITEEKLLNLMLKYNGGRPRSETKLKSAVQLQDLLDATRMLVPRTRPDRESDSEAEDVEHAEKLRQVKAVLEEGGHFSGIYRKVQLKPLKWVKVTKGNGEVEEQPVEALMVLKYGGVLTHAGRKQAEELGRYFRNKMYPGEGTGLLRLHSTYRHDLKIYSSDEGRVQMSAAAFAKGLLDLEGQLTPILVSLVSKDYSMLDGLENASSEMKEAKAWLNEIITSNANTVDSNGSPEFPWMVDGAGLPPNASELLANLVKLTKKVTKQVRLLAQDENEKLTERILYDVIPPYDQATALGKTNIDVDRIAAGLPCGSEGFLLMYARWKKLETDLYNERKERFDITQIPGVYDSCKYDLLHNAHLNLEGLHELFKVAQMLADGVIPNEYGISPKQKLKIGSKIARRLLGKLLIDLRNTREEAITVAELKNNHDHSLSINIEKEDAEAKSKLFHKNDEIDQDDDDDKETKYRLDPKYANVKTPERHVRTRLYFTSESHIHSLMNVLRYCNLEESLQEESLVCRNALERLCKTKELDYMSHIVLRMFENTEVALEDPKRYRIELTYSRGADLSPLEKKGSAATSLHQEHTLPIMGPERLQEIGSYLTLETMEEMIRPFAMPAEDFPPATPAAFSGYFSKSVLDRLVNLWPFHRQASSLGK from the exons ATGGGGCAGATTTTTGAACGGTTACTAGCGTTTGGTGAATTCGAG GTCATACATTTTGGGGACAAAGTGATCCTTGAAGAACCGATAGAGAG CTGGCCAGTATGTGACTGTTTGATTGCTTTCTATTCCTCGGGATATCCCCTTGAAAAGGCTGAGGCATATGCTGCTTTAAGAAA ACCTTTTCTAGTAAATGAACTGGAGCCCCAATACCTTCTTCATGATAGAAGGAAAGTATATGAG CGTCTTGAAATGTTTGGAATCCCTGTTCCAAGATATGCCCTTGTAATTAGGGATGCCCCGTACCAACAACTGGATTACTTTATCGAGGAAGAAGATTTTGTTGAGGTTCATGGCATGCGGTTTTTTAAACCATTTGTGGAGAAGCCTGTTGATG CTGATAACCACAGTATAATGATATATTATCCCAGTTCAGCAGGTGGAGGTATGAAGGAATTATTTAGGAAG GTTGGCAATAGGTCCAGTGAATTTCACCCAGAAGTGAGAAGAGTGAGGCGTGAAGGATCCTATATTTATGAGGAATTTATGCCAACTGGAGGGACAGATGTTAAG GTGTATACAGTAGGTCCTGAATATGCGCATGCTGAGGCAAGGAAGTCTCCTGTTGTTGATGGTGTTGTTATGAGAAATCTTGATGGGAAGGAA GTTAGGTATCCAGTGTTACTGACCCCTGCTGAGAAGGAAATGGCAAGAGATGTTTGCATTGCATTCAGTCAAGCG GTTTGTGGGTTTGATCTATTGAGAAGTCAGGGACGCTCATATGTTTGTGATGTGAATGGATGGAGCTTTGTTAAAAATTCATACaa GTATTATGATGATTCTGCCTGTGTTCTGCGGAAGATGTTGTTAGATGCAAAAGCACCTCATCTTTCTTCAGCAATTCCGCCAACTTTACCATGGAAAGTAAATGAACTAGTCCAACCTTCTGAGCCACTAACTCGTCAGGGTAGTGGTATTAATGGCAGTTTTGGAGATTCTGAGGAACTGCGTTGTGTAATTGCTGTTATTCGTCA TGGTGATAGAACTCCAAAACAGAAGGTGAAGCTAAAGATTACTGAGGAAAAGCTGCTGAACTTAATGTTGAAATACAATGGTGGCCGGCCTAGATCTGAG ACAAAACTTAAAAGTGCTGTTCAGCTGCAAGATCTGTTAGATGCCACACGGATGCTGGTGCCTCGCACTAG ACCAGATCGAGAAAGCGATAGTGAGGCTGAAGATGTTGAGCATGCTGAAAAGCTTCGTCAAGTTAAAGCAGTTCTTGAGGAG GGAGGACATTTCTCTGGCATCTATAGGAAAGTTCAACTAAAGCCACTAAAGTGGGTCAAAGTGACAAAAGGCAATGGTGAAGTTGAAGAACAACCTGTTGAAGCTCTTATGGTTCTTAAATATGGTGGTGTTCTTACACATGCTGGCAGAAAGCAG GCAGAAGAACTGGGAAGATATTTTCGGAATAAAATGTATCCAG GAGAAGGTACAGGGCTTCTTCGCCTCCATAGTACATACCGTCATGATCTCAAGATTTACAGCTCTGATGAGGGTCGTGTGCAG ATGTCTGCAGCTGCTTTTGCCAAAGGTCTTCTTGACCTAGAGGGGCAGCTAACTCCAATCCTG GTTTCCCTTGTTAGCAAGGACTACTCCATGTTGGATGGGCTTGAAAATGCAAGTTCTGAAATGAAAGAAGCCAAG GCTTGGTTGAATGAAATTATTACATCTAATGCAAATACAGTTGATAGCAATGGATCACCTGAATTTCCTTGGATGGTTGATGGAGCAGGATTGCCACCCAATGCATCAGAATTACTTGCCAATTTG GTAAAGTTGACTAAGAAGGTTACCAAACAAGTAAGATTACTTGCACAGGATGAAAATGAGAAACTTACAGAAAGAATCTTATATGATGTAATTCCTCCTTATGACCAAGCAACAGCACTTGGTAAGACAAATATTGATGTTGACCGAATAGCTGCTGGATTACCTTGTGGTAGTGAAGGATTTCTATTAATGTATGCTCGATGGAAAAAGCTTGAAACGGATTTGTATAATGAACGCAAGGA ACGCTTTGATATCACCCAAATTCCTGGTGTTTATGATTCATGCAA ATATGATCTCTTGCACAATGCACATCTTAATCTAGAAGGACTTCATGAGCTTTTCAAAGTTGCTCAG ATGCTTGCTGATGGTGTAATTCCAAATGAATATGGAATTAGTCCAAAGCAGAAGCTGAAGATTGGCTCAAAG ATTGCTCGTCGGTTATTGGGAAAACTTTTAATTGATCTGAGAAACACTCGAGAGGAAGCCATTACTGTTGCTGAGCTGAAGAATAACCATGACCATTCATTATCCATAAATATTGAGAAGGAAGATGCAGAGGCCAAGTCAAAACTATTCCATAAGAATGATGAAATAGatcaagatgatgatgatgataaagaGACCAAATATCGTTTAGATCCAAA GTATGCAAATGTGAAGACACCTGAGCGCCATGTGCGAACACGCCTCTACTTCACATCA GAATCTCATATTCATTCTCTCATGAATGTTCTTCGTTATTGTAATTTGGAAGAATCCCTTCAAGAAGAGAGTCTTGTTTGCCGTAATGCTCTAGAGAGACTATGTAAAACAAAGGAGCTTGACTATATGAGCCATATTGTGCTTAGGATGTTCGAGAACACAGAG GTGGCTTTAGAAGATCCTAAAAGGTACCGCATAGAGCTGACCTACAGCCGTGGTGCCGATTTATCTCCCCTGGAG AAGAAAGGTAGTGCAGCTACTTCATTGCATCAGGAGCACACACTGCCTATAATGGGTCCAGAGAGGCTGCAAGAAATAGGATCATATCTGACATTAGAAACTATGGAGGAGATGATTCGGCCATTTGCTATGCCCGCAGAAGACTTTCCTCCAGCAACACCTGCAGCATTCTCTGGCTATTTCTCTAAATCCGTGCTTGACCGTCTCGTTAACCTTTGGCCGTTCCATAGACAAGCCAGTTCTCTAGGAAAATAG
- the LOC114382662 gene encoding inositol hexakisphosphate and diphosphoinositol-pentakisphosphate kinase VIP1-like isoform X2: MVVAEKIKIGVCVMEKKVFSAPMGQIFERLLAFGEFEVIHFGDKVILEEPIESWPVCDCLIAFYSSGYPLEKAEAYAALRKPFLVNELEPQYLLHDRRKVYERLEMFGIPVPRYALVIRDAPYQQLDYFIEEEDFVEVHGMRFFKPFVEKPVDADNHSIMIYYPSSAGGGMKELFRKVGNRSSEFHPEVRRVRREGSYIYEEFMPTGGTDVKVYTVGPEYAHAEARKSPVVDGVVMRNLDGKEVRYPVLLTPAEKEMARDVCIAFSQAVCGFDLLRSQGRSYVCDVNGWSFVKNSYKYYDDSACVLRKMLLDAKAPHLSSAIPPTLPWKVNELVQPSEPLTRQGSGINGSFGDSEELRCVIAVIRHGDRTPKQKVKLKITEEKLLNLMLKYNGGRPRSETKLKSAVQLQDLLDATRMLVPRTRPDRESDSEAEDVEHAEKLRQVKAVLEEGGHFSGIYRKVQLKPLKWVKVTKGNGEVEEQPVEALMVLKYGGVLTHAGRKQAEELGRYFRNKMYPGEGTGLLRLHSTYRHDLKIYSSDEGRVQMSAAAFAKGLLDLEGQLTPILVSLVSKDYSMLDGLENASSEMKEAKAWLNEIITSNANTVDSNGSPEFPWMVDGAGLPPNASELLANLVKLTKKVTKQVRLLAQDENEKLTERILYDVIPPYDQATALGKTNIDVDRIAAGLPCGSEGFLLMYARWKKLETDLYNERKERFDITQIPGVYDSCKYDLLHNAHLNLEGLHELFKVAQMLADGVIPNEYGISPKQKLKIGSKIARRLLGKLLIDLRNTREEAITVAELKNNHDHSLSINIEKEDAEAKSKLFHKNDEIDQDDDDDKETKYRLDPKYANVKTPERHVRTRLYFTSESHIHSLMNVLRYCNLEESLQEESLVCRNALERLCKTKELDYMSHIVLRMFENTEVALEDPKRYRIELTYSRGADLSPLEKGSAATSLHQEHTLPIMGPERLQEIGSYLTLETMEEMIRPFAMPAEDFPPATPAAFSGYFSKSVLDRLVNLWPFHRQASSLGK; the protein is encoded by the exons ATGGTGGTGGCGGAGAAGATCAAAATCGGCGTCTGCGTGATGGAAAAGAAG GTTTTCTCGGCGCCTATGGGGCAGATTTTTGAACGGTTACTAGCGTTTGGTGAATTCGAG GTCATACATTTTGGGGACAAAGTGATCCTTGAAGAACCGATAGAGAG CTGGCCAGTATGTGACTGTTTGATTGCTTTCTATTCCTCGGGATATCCCCTTGAAAAGGCTGAGGCATATGCTGCTTTAAGAAA ACCTTTTCTAGTAAATGAACTGGAGCCCCAATACCTTCTTCATGATAGAAGGAAAGTATATGAG CGTCTTGAAATGTTTGGAATCCCTGTTCCAAGATATGCCCTTGTAATTAGGGATGCCCCGTACCAACAACTGGATTACTTTATCGAGGAAGAAGATTTTGTTGAGGTTCATGGCATGCGGTTTTTTAAACCATTTGTGGAGAAGCCTGTTGATG CTGATAACCACAGTATAATGATATATTATCCCAGTTCAGCAGGTGGAGGTATGAAGGAATTATTTAGGAAG GTTGGCAATAGGTCCAGTGAATTTCACCCAGAAGTGAGAAGAGTGAGGCGTGAAGGATCCTATATTTATGAGGAATTTATGCCAACTGGAGGGACAGATGTTAAG GTGTATACAGTAGGTCCTGAATATGCGCATGCTGAGGCAAGGAAGTCTCCTGTTGTTGATGGTGTTGTTATGAGAAATCTTGATGGGAAGGAA GTTAGGTATCCAGTGTTACTGACCCCTGCTGAGAAGGAAATGGCAAGAGATGTTTGCATTGCATTCAGTCAAGCG GTTTGTGGGTTTGATCTATTGAGAAGTCAGGGACGCTCATATGTTTGTGATGTGAATGGATGGAGCTTTGTTAAAAATTCATACaa GTATTATGATGATTCTGCCTGTGTTCTGCGGAAGATGTTGTTAGATGCAAAAGCACCTCATCTTTCTTCAGCAATTCCGCCAACTTTACCATGGAAAGTAAATGAACTAGTCCAACCTTCTGAGCCACTAACTCGTCAGGGTAGTGGTATTAATGGCAGTTTTGGAGATTCTGAGGAACTGCGTTGTGTAATTGCTGTTATTCGTCA TGGTGATAGAACTCCAAAACAGAAGGTGAAGCTAAAGATTACTGAGGAAAAGCTGCTGAACTTAATGTTGAAATACAATGGTGGCCGGCCTAGATCTGAG ACAAAACTTAAAAGTGCTGTTCAGCTGCAAGATCTGTTAGATGCCACACGGATGCTGGTGCCTCGCACTAG ACCAGATCGAGAAAGCGATAGTGAGGCTGAAGATGTTGAGCATGCTGAAAAGCTTCGTCAAGTTAAAGCAGTTCTTGAGGAG GGAGGACATTTCTCTGGCATCTATAGGAAAGTTCAACTAAAGCCACTAAAGTGGGTCAAAGTGACAAAAGGCAATGGTGAAGTTGAAGAACAACCTGTTGAAGCTCTTATGGTTCTTAAATATGGTGGTGTTCTTACACATGCTGGCAGAAAGCAG GCAGAAGAACTGGGAAGATATTTTCGGAATAAAATGTATCCAG GAGAAGGTACAGGGCTTCTTCGCCTCCATAGTACATACCGTCATGATCTCAAGATTTACAGCTCTGATGAGGGTCGTGTGCAG ATGTCTGCAGCTGCTTTTGCCAAAGGTCTTCTTGACCTAGAGGGGCAGCTAACTCCAATCCTG GTTTCCCTTGTTAGCAAGGACTACTCCATGTTGGATGGGCTTGAAAATGCAAGTTCTGAAATGAAAGAAGCCAAG GCTTGGTTGAATGAAATTATTACATCTAATGCAAATACAGTTGATAGCAATGGATCACCTGAATTTCCTTGGATGGTTGATGGAGCAGGATTGCCACCCAATGCATCAGAATTACTTGCCAATTTG GTAAAGTTGACTAAGAAGGTTACCAAACAAGTAAGATTACTTGCACAGGATGAAAATGAGAAACTTACAGAAAGAATCTTATATGATGTAATTCCTCCTTATGACCAAGCAACAGCACTTGGTAAGACAAATATTGATGTTGACCGAATAGCTGCTGGATTACCTTGTGGTAGTGAAGGATTTCTATTAATGTATGCTCGATGGAAAAAGCTTGAAACGGATTTGTATAATGAACGCAAGGA ACGCTTTGATATCACCCAAATTCCTGGTGTTTATGATTCATGCAA ATATGATCTCTTGCACAATGCACATCTTAATCTAGAAGGACTTCATGAGCTTTTCAAAGTTGCTCAG ATGCTTGCTGATGGTGTAATTCCAAATGAATATGGAATTAGTCCAAAGCAGAAGCTGAAGATTGGCTCAAAG ATTGCTCGTCGGTTATTGGGAAAACTTTTAATTGATCTGAGAAACACTCGAGAGGAAGCCATTACTGTTGCTGAGCTGAAGAATAACCATGACCATTCATTATCCATAAATATTGAGAAGGAAGATGCAGAGGCCAAGTCAAAACTATTCCATAAGAATGATGAAATAGatcaagatgatgatgatgataaagaGACCAAATATCGTTTAGATCCAAA GTATGCAAATGTGAAGACACCTGAGCGCCATGTGCGAACACGCCTCTACTTCACATCA GAATCTCATATTCATTCTCTCATGAATGTTCTTCGTTATTGTAATTTGGAAGAATCCCTTCAAGAAGAGAGTCTTGTTTGCCGTAATGCTCTAGAGAGACTATGTAAAACAAAGGAGCTTGACTATATGAGCCATATTGTGCTTAGGATGTTCGAGAACACAGAG GTGGCTTTAGAAGATCCTAAAAGGTACCGCATAGAGCTGACCTACAGCCGTGGTGCCGATTTATCTCCCCTGGAG AAAGGTAGTGCAGCTACTTCATTGCATCAGGAGCACACACTGCCTATAATGGGTCCAGAGAGGCTGCAAGAAATAGGATCATATCTGACATTAGAAACTATGGAGGAGATGATTCGGCCATTTGCTATGCCCGCAGAAGACTTTCCTCCAGCAACACCTGCAGCATTCTCTGGCTATTTCTCTAAATCCGTGCTTGACCGTCTCGTTAACCTTTGGCCGTTCCATAGACAAGCCAGTTCTCTAGGAAAATAG
- the LOC114382662 gene encoding inositol hexakisphosphate and diphosphoinositol-pentakisphosphate kinase VIP2-like isoform X5 — MPTGGTDVKVYTVGPEYAHAEARKSPVVDGVVMRNLDGKEVRYPVLLTPAEKEMARDVCIAFSQAVCGFDLLRSQGRSYVCDVNGWSFVKNSYKYYDDSACVLRKMLLDAKAPHLSSAIPPTLPWKVNELVQPSEPLTRQGSGINGSFGDSEELRCVIAVIRHGDRTPKQKVKLKITEEKLLNLMLKYNGGRPRSETKLKSAVQLQDLLDATRMLVPRTRPDRESDSEAEDVEHAEKLRQVKAVLEEGGHFSGIYRKVQLKPLKWVKVTKGNGEVEEQPVEALMVLKYGGVLTHAGRKQAEELGRYFRNKMYPGEGTGLLRLHSTYRHDLKIYSSDEGRVQMSAAAFAKGLLDLEGQLTPILVSLVSKDYSMLDGLENASSEMKEAKAWLNEIITSNANTVDSNGSPEFPWMVDGAGLPPNASELLANLVKLTKKVTKQVRLLAQDENEKLTERILYDVIPPYDQATALGKTNIDVDRIAAGLPCGSEGFLLMYARWKKLETDLYNERKERFDITQIPGVYDSCKYDLLHNAHLNLEGLHELFKVAQMLADGVIPNEYGISPKQKLKIGSKIARRLLGKLLIDLRNTREEAITVAELKNNHDHSLSINIEKEDAEAKSKLFHKNDEIDQDDDDDKETKYRLDPKYANVKTPERHVRTRLYFTSESHIHSLMNVLRYCNLEESLQEESLVCRNALERLCKTKELDYMSHIVLRMFENTEVALEDPKRYRIELTYSRGADLSPLEKKGSAATSLHQEHTLPIMGPERLQEIGSYLTLETMEEMIRPFAMPAEDFPPATPAAFSGYFSKSVLDRLVNLWPFHRQASSLGK, encoded by the exons ATGCCAACTGGAGGGACAGATGTTAAG GTGTATACAGTAGGTCCTGAATATGCGCATGCTGAGGCAAGGAAGTCTCCTGTTGTTGATGGTGTTGTTATGAGAAATCTTGATGGGAAGGAA GTTAGGTATCCAGTGTTACTGACCCCTGCTGAGAAGGAAATGGCAAGAGATGTTTGCATTGCATTCAGTCAAGCG GTTTGTGGGTTTGATCTATTGAGAAGTCAGGGACGCTCATATGTTTGTGATGTGAATGGATGGAGCTTTGTTAAAAATTCATACaa GTATTATGATGATTCTGCCTGTGTTCTGCGGAAGATGTTGTTAGATGCAAAAGCACCTCATCTTTCTTCAGCAATTCCGCCAACTTTACCATGGAAAGTAAATGAACTAGTCCAACCTTCTGAGCCACTAACTCGTCAGGGTAGTGGTATTAATGGCAGTTTTGGAGATTCTGAGGAACTGCGTTGTGTAATTGCTGTTATTCGTCA TGGTGATAGAACTCCAAAACAGAAGGTGAAGCTAAAGATTACTGAGGAAAAGCTGCTGAACTTAATGTTGAAATACAATGGTGGCCGGCCTAGATCTGAG ACAAAACTTAAAAGTGCTGTTCAGCTGCAAGATCTGTTAGATGCCACACGGATGCTGGTGCCTCGCACTAG ACCAGATCGAGAAAGCGATAGTGAGGCTGAAGATGTTGAGCATGCTGAAAAGCTTCGTCAAGTTAAAGCAGTTCTTGAGGAG GGAGGACATTTCTCTGGCATCTATAGGAAAGTTCAACTAAAGCCACTAAAGTGGGTCAAAGTGACAAAAGGCAATGGTGAAGTTGAAGAACAACCTGTTGAAGCTCTTATGGTTCTTAAATATGGTGGTGTTCTTACACATGCTGGCAGAAAGCAG GCAGAAGAACTGGGAAGATATTTTCGGAATAAAATGTATCCAG GAGAAGGTACAGGGCTTCTTCGCCTCCATAGTACATACCGTCATGATCTCAAGATTTACAGCTCTGATGAGGGTCGTGTGCAG ATGTCTGCAGCTGCTTTTGCCAAAGGTCTTCTTGACCTAGAGGGGCAGCTAACTCCAATCCTG GTTTCCCTTGTTAGCAAGGACTACTCCATGTTGGATGGGCTTGAAAATGCAAGTTCTGAAATGAAAGAAGCCAAG GCTTGGTTGAATGAAATTATTACATCTAATGCAAATACAGTTGATAGCAATGGATCACCTGAATTTCCTTGGATGGTTGATGGAGCAGGATTGCCACCCAATGCATCAGAATTACTTGCCAATTTG GTAAAGTTGACTAAGAAGGTTACCAAACAAGTAAGATTACTTGCACAGGATGAAAATGAGAAACTTACAGAAAGAATCTTATATGATGTAATTCCTCCTTATGACCAAGCAACAGCACTTGGTAAGACAAATATTGATGTTGACCGAATAGCTGCTGGATTACCTTGTGGTAGTGAAGGATTTCTATTAATGTATGCTCGATGGAAAAAGCTTGAAACGGATTTGTATAATGAACGCAAGGA ACGCTTTGATATCACCCAAATTCCTGGTGTTTATGATTCATGCAA ATATGATCTCTTGCACAATGCACATCTTAATCTAGAAGGACTTCATGAGCTTTTCAAAGTTGCTCAG ATGCTTGCTGATGGTGTAATTCCAAATGAATATGGAATTAGTCCAAAGCAGAAGCTGAAGATTGGCTCAAAG ATTGCTCGTCGGTTATTGGGAAAACTTTTAATTGATCTGAGAAACACTCGAGAGGAAGCCATTACTGTTGCTGAGCTGAAGAATAACCATGACCATTCATTATCCATAAATATTGAGAAGGAAGATGCAGAGGCCAAGTCAAAACTATTCCATAAGAATGATGAAATAGatcaagatgatgatgatgataaagaGACCAAATATCGTTTAGATCCAAA GTATGCAAATGTGAAGACACCTGAGCGCCATGTGCGAACACGCCTCTACTTCACATCA GAATCTCATATTCATTCTCTCATGAATGTTCTTCGTTATTGTAATTTGGAAGAATCCCTTCAAGAAGAGAGTCTTGTTTGCCGTAATGCTCTAGAGAGACTATGTAAAACAAAGGAGCTTGACTATATGAGCCATATTGTGCTTAGGATGTTCGAGAACACAGAG GTGGCTTTAGAAGATCCTAAAAGGTACCGCATAGAGCTGACCTACAGCCGTGGTGCCGATTTATCTCCCCTGGAG AAGAAAGGTAGTGCAGCTACTTCATTGCATCAGGAGCACACACTGCCTATAATGGGTCCAGAGAGGCTGCAAGAAATAGGATCATATCTGACATTAGAAACTATGGAGGAGATGATTCGGCCATTTGCTATGCCCGCAGAAGACTTTCCTCCAGCAACACCTGCAGCATTCTCTGGCTATTTCTCTAAATCCGTGCTTGACCGTCTCGTTAACCTTTGGCCGTTCCATAGACAAGCCAGTTCTCTAGGAAAATAG